One window of the uncultured Paludibaculum sp. genome contains the following:
- a CDS encoding ABC transporter permease: protein MITFVDDLRFSARALANTPGFTLLAVATLALGIGLTAAFFSLVDQLLLWSVPARDANRLVKIEGGYSRTYPFFVAYRDLNDLFDGVLASSDNLGTSFRPAKSPGVETGKVEYVSGGYFQVLGIGAAAGRVLTPPDDTAGAPPAVVLSYRYWRQRFAGDPQVIGQQFSVNTYPLVIVGVAEKDFGGLFNGDEPDVFMALAMYPVTNRGAAHKWNLTRNPWLTLVARLKPGVSVAQAQASMPALWARAVEKVNDRAVNAAIQNHRLVKDECRLTLAARDVLFIRNEKFLDPLKAMAAVSVLVLLMTCANVANLLLVRASRRWKQAAVRLALGATRGRLIRQFLTESFLLAAAGSALGLGLAHAGVRGLAHLSFLGQDFRFHLSLFVLASGAGLTLLTTFLFGLIPALRATRMKLAASLNEHGMANETLSRSLLSRSLIAGQITLSLVLLVAASLFGRTLRNLQSVDLGFQRENVAILEIDPASVGYSGQSLRLFYDQVLERTRTLPGVRSASLAGMTPISNHMLGLFSRDGQTIRNMVYNPVSSGYFTTLGIPLLAGRDFRREDEPVMTPGGRKKHDQAQVCIVDQSLARQQFGTANAVGRRFCISGDDCSAGRGIEVIGVVKDVHHIEITGPDPVGTIYEPSWSNGAERRWLAVRFDGNAAPVIARIRRALQDQDPNVPVMNVRLLEDYINRRLARERLIAYLSGFFGILALGLAALGLSGVLSSVVAQRTREIGIRMALGAQRGDVVRMIVRFCLVPVVAGLVSGAVAASSWGLFLGSLIYGIDTFDLVAVSQSVAVLVAAALFAATIPARRAIQVDPVVALRHE from the coding sequence ATGATCACATTCGTCGACGATCTTCGATTTTCGGCGCGGGCTCTCGCGAACACTCCCGGCTTCACATTGCTGGCCGTGGCCACACTCGCCTTGGGCATCGGTCTGACCGCGGCCTTCTTTAGTCTGGTCGATCAGCTCCTGCTGTGGTCAGTGCCGGCGCGCGACGCGAATCGCCTCGTGAAGATCGAAGGGGGCTACAGCCGCACGTATCCCTTCTTCGTAGCCTATCGCGACCTCAACGACCTCTTCGACGGCGTTCTCGCCAGTAGCGACAATCTGGGTACCAGCTTTCGGCCCGCCAAGTCGCCGGGCGTGGAAACCGGCAAGGTGGAATACGTCAGCGGCGGCTACTTCCAGGTCCTCGGCATTGGAGCCGCTGCCGGGCGAGTTCTCACGCCGCCGGACGATACGGCTGGCGCGCCACCGGCCGTTGTCCTTTCCTACCGCTATTGGCGGCAGCGTTTTGCCGGGGACCCGCAGGTCATCGGCCAGCAGTTCTCGGTGAACACCTATCCGCTTGTGATTGTCGGTGTGGCGGAGAAAGATTTCGGCGGCTTGTTCAACGGCGACGAACCGGATGTCTTCATGGCCTTGGCGATGTACCCGGTGACGAACCGCGGCGCGGCACACAAATGGAACCTGACGCGCAATCCCTGGCTCACCTTGGTGGCACGCTTGAAGCCAGGTGTTTCCGTCGCGCAAGCTCAAGCGTCCATGCCGGCGCTGTGGGCGCGGGCGGTGGAAAAAGTCAATGACCGGGCCGTCAATGCGGCGATCCAGAACCATCGACTCGTGAAGGATGAATGCCGGCTCACTCTTGCCGCGCGTGACGTCCTTTTCATCCGCAACGAGAAGTTTCTCGATCCGCTGAAAGCCATGGCCGCCGTATCCGTCCTGGTGCTACTAATGACCTGTGCGAACGTGGCGAATCTGCTGCTGGTGCGCGCCTCACGACGCTGGAAGCAGGCGGCCGTGCGCCTGGCGCTGGGTGCCACGCGCGGACGCTTGATCCGGCAGTTTCTCACCGAAAGCTTCCTGCTGGCTGCCGCCGGCAGCGCGCTGGGGCTTGGACTGGCCCATGCCGGCGTACGCGGTCTGGCCCATCTGAGTTTTCTGGGCCAGGATTTTCGTTTCCACTTGAGTCTCTTCGTTCTTGCCTCGGGTGCCGGCCTGACGCTGCTCACCACCTTCCTGTTCGGCCTAATTCCGGCGCTACGGGCCACGCGGATGAAACTGGCGGCGAGCCTGAACGAGCATGGTATGGCCAACGAGACACTCTCCCGTTCACTTCTCTCCAGATCTCTGATCGCCGGCCAAATCACCTTGTCCCTGGTGTTGCTGGTCGCCGCCAGCTTGTTTGGCCGCACGCTACGAAATCTTCAGTCGGTCGATCTCGGGTTTCAGCGCGAGAATGTTGCGATTCTCGAGATCGACCCCGCGAGTGTGGGCTATAGCGGGCAGAGTTTGCGTCTCTTCTACGATCAGGTCCTCGAGCGCACACGGACCCTTCCCGGCGTACGCTCGGCCTCTTTGGCGGGCATGACTCCGATCAGCAATCACATGCTCGGGCTCTTCAGTAGAGACGGCCAGACAATACGCAACATGGTCTACAATCCCGTCAGCTCCGGCTACTTCACCACGCTGGGCATTCCGCTGCTGGCGGGCCGGGACTTCCGGCGCGAGGATGAGCCTGTCATGACACCCGGCGGCCGGAAGAAACACGACCAAGCCCAGGTTTGCATTGTGGACCAGTCACTGGCGCGCCAGCAGTTCGGGACGGCGAATGCCGTCGGGCGCCGCTTCTGCATCTCCGGCGACGATTGTTCGGCCGGCAGAGGCATTGAGGTGATCGGCGTGGTGAAGGATGTGCACCACATTGAAATCACCGGCCCTGACCCGGTTGGGACCATCTACGAGCCCAGTTGGTCGAACGGCGCCGAGAGGCGCTGGCTGGCGGTGCGGTTCGACGGCAACGCTGCTCCGGTGATCGCGAGAATTCGCCGTGCGCTCCAGGACCAGGATCCCAATGTCCCCGTCATGAACGTTCGCCTGCTGGAAGACTACATCAACCGCCGTTTGGCGCGCGAGCGCCTGATTGCATACCTCTCTGGTTTCTTCGGAATCCTGGCGCTCGGCCTGGCTGCGCTGGGGCTCTCCGGTGTGCTCTCGAGCGTGGTGGCGCAACGGACGAGGGAAATCGGCATCCGCATGGCGCTTGGAGCCCAGCGCGGAGACGTCGTCAGGATGATTGTGCGCTTCTGTCTCGTGCCCGTGGTGGCGGGACTGGTCAGTGGGGCCGTCGCGGCATCTTCCTGGGGCCTCTTCCTCGGCAGCCTGATCTACGGCATCGACACCTTCGATCTTGTGGCGGTGTCGCAATCCGTCGCCGTGCTGGTGGCCGCCGCGCTGTTTGCTGCCACCATTCCCGCGCGCCGGGCGATCCAAGTCGATCCGGTGGTGGCGCTGAGGCACGAATGA
- a CDS encoding ISNCY family transposase: MTQAERDRLVALKKAKKRLITQQQAAEELGITERHVRRLLRELKRRGDKVVAHGLRGLPSNHKLSADTEQEAVAILSRPVYRGFGPTLAAEYLAKEHGIEVSRETVRQWMIKAKLWRAHKQRIEKVHEWRPRRSRYGELVQWDTSDHDWLEGRGEEVLLINMIDDATSRWFARFVASDSTLENMNHLERYLKQHGRPLAFYTDKASIFQTAEKTKRDGSRLGKSREELPPTQIGRALQELGITWIAAHSPQAKGRVERGFLTAQDRLVKGLRVAGVTTLEGANHYLETEFLPWVNAALAVVPAHPDDAHRPLEKQHDLAAILSHVEQRKVNSNYTFPLDSKIYRILRQDISAGLRGAFIRVEQRRDGSVAACFRGRYLRVERCEQRPKVKSVQAAQSKAPGKPAQKSAWNQNFDLKKAPKIWQAAQGSGSRREEPQ, translated from the coding sequence ATGACGCAAGCCGAGCGGGACCGCCTGGTGGCCCTGAAGAAGGCGAAGAAGAGGTTGATCACGCAGCAGCAGGCAGCCGAAGAACTTGGGATCACAGAACGGCACGTGAGGCGGTTGCTGCGAGAGCTAAAGCGGCGGGGCGACAAGGTCGTAGCTCACGGGTTGCGAGGGCTGCCGTCGAATCACAAGCTCAGCGCTGACACCGAACAGGAAGCGGTGGCCATCCTGTCGCGGCCAGTGTACCGGGGCTTTGGACCGACGCTGGCGGCGGAGTACCTGGCCAAGGAGCACGGCATCGAGGTGAGCCGGGAGACAGTTCGGCAGTGGATGATCAAGGCCAAGTTATGGCGAGCGCACAAACAACGCATCGAGAAGGTACACGAGTGGCGGCCGCGCCGGAGTCGGTATGGCGAGTTGGTGCAGTGGGACACCAGCGATCACGACTGGCTGGAGGGCCGGGGGGAAGAGGTTCTGCTGATCAACATGATCGATGATGCGACCAGCCGTTGGTTCGCTCGATTCGTAGCCAGCGATTCCACGTTGGAAAACATGAACCATCTGGAGCGCTACCTGAAGCAGCACGGACGACCGTTGGCTTTCTACACCGACAAAGCGTCGATCTTTCAGACCGCCGAGAAGACGAAACGGGACGGCAGTCGGTTAGGCAAGAGCCGGGAGGAGTTGCCGCCGACGCAGATCGGCCGGGCGCTGCAGGAGCTGGGCATCACCTGGATCGCGGCGCACAGCCCTCAGGCGAAAGGGCGGGTGGAGCGGGGGTTTTTGACGGCGCAGGACCGGCTGGTGAAGGGCTTGCGAGTGGCTGGGGTAACGACCTTGGAGGGAGCCAACCACTACCTGGAAACTGAGTTCCTGCCGTGGGTCAACGCGGCACTGGCGGTGGTGCCGGCACATCCCGACGATGCCCACCGGCCGTTGGAGAAGCAGCACGATCTGGCCGCGATTCTGAGCCACGTGGAGCAGCGCAAAGTGAATTCCAATTACACCTTCCCGTTGGACAGCAAAATCTACCGGATCTTGCGGCAGGACATTTCCGCCGGACTCCGGGGCGCATTCATCCGGGTCGAGCAGCGGCGGGACGGTTCGGTCGCCGCCTGCTTCCGCGGACGGTACCTCAGGGTGGAGCGATGCGAGCAGAGGCCGAAGGTGAAGTCTGTCCAGGCGGCGCAGAGCAAAGCACCAGGAAAGCCGGCTCAGAAGAGCGCGTGGAACCAGAACTTCGACCTGAAGAAGGCGCCCAAGATCTGGCAGGCGGCGCAAGGCTCCGGCAGCAGACGCGAGGAGCCGCAATGA
- a CDS encoding BlaI/MecI/CopY family transcriptional regulator, which translates to MFNTRGRRNALTPLEQFLMDYVWAHPDCTAELCREGVADQRVLKDSTIRTILRNLEEKGYIEHTVQGRTFVYRAVDTPRNVAVEAARQLIDRFCGGSVEELLVGLVDNRVLKPAELQRLAEKIASRKEKKA; encoded by the coding sequence ATGTTTAACACTCGCGGGCGGCGAAACGCGCTCACTCCTCTTGAGCAGTTCCTCATGGACTACGTGTGGGCGCATCCGGATTGCACGGCGGAGCTGTGCCGCGAGGGTGTCGCGGACCAGCGGGTGCTCAAGGATTCGACTATTCGCACGATTCTGCGGAACCTGGAAGAAAAGGGCTACATCGAGCACACCGTGCAGGGACGGACGTTCGTGTACCGCGCCGTCGATACTCCGCGCAACGTGGCCGTGGAGGCCGCCCGACAACTCATCGATCGTTTCTGCGGCGGCTCTGTCGAGGAGTTGCTCGTTGGCCTGGTGGACAATCGGGTGCTCAAGCCGGCTGAGCTCCAGCGGCTTGCGGAAAAGATTGCATCGCGCAAGGAGAAGAAAGCATGA
- a CDS encoding M56 family metallopeptidase yields the protein MITGSFLIEWAIRSSVLIGSGAVLLWLLRVKDPSIRLAACIAAVCGSLAMPWLGAAFPKLPVVVMQAPAVATLNPTAPIHGAASGDRPAHQTHDGVSMTGRDWSHSVEGALGARHLRSGTGPGRAASPAWAAGRAMRDSAEDARSPSLTLWDGDGGAASSGLAARGAMRDSLVGLYALIAGLLLLRLGMGLLLARKLRLQSRATELTAGGAEVRESLSVTSPVTVGLARPVILLPADWRAWGPAKLDAVLAHEQSHVRRKDPAVQFLSAMHRALLWHSPLSWALHRNIVRLAEDVSDDAAVAATRDRTSYAEMLLEFMQGGVRVNWHGAAMARYGSADARIHRILNSTILSTGLTRGAVAVICLLAVPLAYVTAAAIPSRAVRAVSNTSVAAGSVAAMASAGPSTVAEDAQGTVAQTSATSSSAGHARSEGAYRRYIIVLGDTQSGSWDSSDPVNPETLRSRFGRRFAWFRQGGAEHVVTDAGVLQDIERAMEPQKKVNAQQDQVNRLQSTVNGLQGKVNAQQNDVNGVQDKVNAQQAKVNAAQSMANKRQDLLNRIHDAGSRDNNEAAARKLEALLKELRATPDSSGQDEVNRLQSKVNEEQGRVNGLQGKVNAEQDKVNAEQQKVNVEQGKVNEVQRRVSAEFNTRIQEIFDSAIRRGLTKSVQ from the coding sequence ATGATCACCGGAAGTTTCCTGATCGAATGGGCGATTCGCTCTTCCGTTCTCATCGGCTCCGGAGCAGTCCTCCTGTGGCTGCTGCGCGTGAAGGATCCGTCGATCCGGCTGGCCGCCTGTATCGCGGCTGTGTGCGGCTCCCTGGCCATGCCATGGCTCGGCGCGGCGTTTCCGAAGCTGCCGGTGGTTGTCATGCAGGCTCCGGCTGTTGCCACTTTGAATCCCACCGCACCGATACACGGCGCTGCTTCCGGTGACAGGCCAGCGCATCAGACGCACGATGGCGTTTCGATGACAGGGAGGGACTGGAGCCACTCCGTTGAAGGCGCGCTGGGAGCCCGTCACTTACGTTCCGGGACCGGGCCAGGCAGGGCGGCTTCACCCGCTTGGGCGGCCGGCAGAGCCATGCGGGACTCCGCTGAAGACGCGCGTAGCCCGTCGCTGACGCTCTGGGACGGGGACGGGGGTGCGGCTTCGTCCGGTTTGGCGGCCCGCGGAGCTATGCGGGACTCCCTGGTGGGTTTGTATGCGCTGATTGCAGGACTGCTGCTGCTCCGTCTTGGCATGGGCCTGCTGCTCGCACGCAAGCTCAGGCTCCAGAGCCGCGCCACGGAGCTCACGGCTGGAGGAGCCGAGGTTCGCGAATCCCTGAGTGTCACATCGCCGGTCACCGTCGGGCTGGCCCGTCCGGTGATCCTGCTGCCGGCGGACTGGCGGGCATGGGGCCCGGCCAAGTTGGACGCCGTGCTCGCCCATGAGCAGTCCCATGTGCGCCGCAAGGATCCCGCTGTTCAGTTTCTATCCGCGATGCATCGCGCGCTGCTCTGGCACAGTCCTTTGAGCTGGGCGCTACACCGGAACATCGTCCGGCTGGCGGAGGACGTGAGCGATGACGCTGCGGTGGCGGCCACGCGCGACAGGACCTCGTATGCCGAGATGCTGCTGGAGTTCATGCAGGGTGGAGTCCGAGTGAACTGGCACGGTGCGGCGATGGCGCGCTACGGCAGCGCGGACGCTCGCATCCATCGAATCCTGAACAGCACGATCCTGTCCACAGGACTTACGCGAGGCGCCGTCGCGGTCATCTGCCTGCTGGCCGTTCCCCTGGCCTACGTGACGGCGGCGGCGATCCCGTCGCGTGCGGTTCGCGCCGTCTCCAATACGTCGGTGGCCGCAGGCTCGGTGGCCGCGATGGCCTCTGCTGGCCCGAGCACGGTGGCGGAGGACGCACAGGGGACCGTTGCACAAACGTCCGCAACGTCTTCCAGCGCGGGGCACGCGCGTTCGGAAGGCGCCTATCGGCGCTACATCATTGTCCTGGGCGATACGCAAAGCGGATCCTGGGATTCCAGCGATCCAGTGAATCCGGAGACGTTGCGTTCCCGATTCGGCCGTCGATTCGCCTGGTTCCGGCAGGGGGGCGCCGAGCATGTGGTCACTGACGCGGGCGTTCTGCAGGACATCGAACGGGCGATGGAGCCACAGAAGAAGGTGAACGCGCAACAGGACCAGGTGAACCGGCTCCAGTCCACGGTAAACGGCCTGCAGGGGAAGGTGAACGCCCAGCAGAATGATGTCAATGGGGTTCAGGACAAAGTCAACGCGCAACAGGCCAAGGTGAATGCCGCGCAATCGATGGCGAACAAGCGGCAGGATCTGCTCAACCGCATCCACGATGCCGGTTCTCGCGACAACAACGAGGCCGCCGCCAGGAAGTTGGAAGCTCTTCTGAAGGAATTGCGTGCAACGCCCGATTCGTCCGGCCAGGACGAGGTGAACCGTCTGCAGTCGAAGGTGAATGAGGAGCAGGGCCGGGTGAACGGGCTGCAGGGCAAGGTCAACGCGGAGCAGGACAAGGTGAACGCCGAACAGCAGAAAGTGAACGTCGAGCAAGGGAAGGTGAATGAGGTACAGAGGCGGGTCTCCGCGGAGTTCAATACGCGGATTCAGGAGATCTTCGATTCGGCGATTCGGCGTGGCTTAACGAAGTCTGTCCAGTGA
- a CDS encoding transposase translates to MSLLSEFLAITADWRPVFPQQRTFVRGVRQALGSLICLGRRCLTRILWTNGGQHSSWSAEYFLHSRCQWEPQELFRPILKSALAYCPQRLVGVALDDTKLRKTGRSIQQAFYQRDPMSPPFHLNLVLGLRFLQASLLVPLHRNAPVGSRALPIRFQEVSRVKRPGKKASDAEKKQYREAVKTKNLSRSFVEMGKQLRQELDKVGGNKKILVLTADGSFCNRTCFGEIPERSALLARARKDAKLCFHAEAGSRRFYGAEKFTPEQVRKDEGRQWKTTKIFYGGKRRTIRYKEVADVYWQRGAGKRPLRLIVVAPTPYRKSQSKKLYYRDPAYLLTSDLRDSAKQLLQIYFDRWQIEVNHREEKDTLGVGQAQLWNVTSVPKQPVLAVAAYSALLLASLRAFGAERGSAYAELPKWRRNARRPSCLDLVTLLRKEMVQQPNLLEPFAFEVTEPGMVRAAAA, encoded by the coding sequence ATGAGCCTGCTCTCGGAGTTCCTCGCGATTACCGCCGACTGGCGACCCGTGTTCCCCCAACAGCGCACCTTTGTCCGTGGCGTGCGCCAAGCCCTGGGATCGTTGATCTGCCTGGGGCGGCGCTGCCTCACCCGCATCCTATGGACCAACGGCGGCCAGCACAGCAGTTGGAGCGCGGAGTACTTTCTCCACTCCCGCTGCCAGTGGGAGCCGCAGGAACTGTTCCGCCCCATCCTCAAGAGTGCCTTGGCGTATTGTCCGCAGCGCCTGGTTGGCGTGGCCCTCGACGACACCAAACTGCGCAAGACCGGGCGCTCGATCCAACAGGCGTTCTATCAACGCGATCCGATGTCGCCACCGTTTCATCTCAATCTGGTGTTGGGCTTACGCTTCTTGCAGGCTTCGCTGCTGGTGCCGCTGCACCGTAACGCCCCGGTCGGCAGCCGGGCTTTGCCGATTCGCTTCCAGGAAGTCTCGCGCGTCAAACGACCTGGCAAGAAAGCCAGTGATGCGGAGAAGAAACAATATAGGGAAGCGGTGAAGACGAAGAACCTGTCGCGAAGTTTTGTCGAGATGGGCAAGCAACTGCGGCAGGAACTGGATAAGGTTGGTGGCAACAAGAAGATATTGGTTCTCACCGCGGATGGCAGTTTCTGTAACCGCACCTGCTTTGGAGAGATTCCGGAAAGGTCTGCCCTGCTGGCTCGGGCCCGCAAGGATGCCAAGCTGTGCTTCCATGCCGAGGCCGGTTCACGCCGGTTTTATGGGGCTGAGAAGTTTACCCCCGAGCAAGTTCGCAAAGACGAGGGTCGCCAGTGGAAGACCACAAAGATCTTCTATGGTGGCAAGCGGCGGACGATTCGATACAAAGAGGTTGCCGATGTGTACTGGCAGCGCGGCGCTGGAAAGCGCCCGCTTCGCCTGATCGTCGTTGCGCCTACTCCGTATCGCAAGAGTCAGAGCAAGAAGTTGTATTACCGCGATCCGGCGTACCTGCTCACCAGCGACCTGCGCGACTCAGCCAAGCAGTTGCTGCAGATCTATTTCGACCGCTGGCAGATCGAGGTGAACCACCGAGAGGAGAAGGACACGCTCGGCGTCGGGCAGGCGCAATTATGGAACGTTACGTCCGTGCCCAAACAGCCAGTCCTGGCTGTAGCGGCCTATAGCGCGCTCTTGCTGGCGTCCCTGCGGGCCTTTGGCGCAGAGCGTGGAAGCGCCTATGCAGAACTCCCCAAGTGGCGGCGAAACGCGCGACGCCCGTCCTGTTTGGATCTGGTCACGCTTTTGCGTAAGGAGATGGTCCAACAACCGAACTTGCTCGAGCCTTTTGCTTTTGAAGTCACCGAGCCGGGGATGGTTCGGGCCGCCGCCGCTTGA
- a CDS encoding alpha-L-rhamnosidase C-terminal domain-containing protein: MEVTYPALSGGRVILRNNEKHTVRYNRVLSAYLGLRIRGPIGAEVLIQPNERNAPGFHRMTVVVLRAGTTYYEFPTMDSFSTVNLQVVNATGPVEIEEVRASFVSYPVSYRGAFESSDAELNRIWQASRWATQICMQTHHLDSPHHQEPISDFGDYLIEAAENYYAFGEPWLIRQDLRKFGLLLRQSGYLNFHTSYSLLWLQSLLEYYDYTGDAALVKELAPVAHGLLDRFTGWRGKNGLISEAPNYMFMDWVNIAGIPCHHPPAVIGQGYMTAFYYRGLADGMRIAELLRDGERSARYRSLRTEVAAAFQRELWDPERGLYRDGKPFQTTVAPGQWLPADTAIETFSPHVNALAVLYDLAPESARAPMLQKVMAGGQPNVQPYFMHFLFAAMSHAGLFETYAVPQMQRWRLHPDTGTMAEMWGSGDLSHGWVGTPLIQMSARILGVTPSSPGFQTVAIRPLPSGLTSARGKVPTPRGDVEVSWKRTGAALSLDVVIPATSTAEVILPGREAVTLDGSTVARNAQGAVAVSPGRHNLSVLLGRGE, translated from the coding sequence ATGGAGGTGACCTATCCCGCACTATCGGGCGGCAGGGTCATCCTGAGGAACAACGAGAAACACACCGTCCGCTATAACCGCGTGCTGAGCGCCTACCTGGGGCTCAGAATCCGTGGGCCCATTGGCGCGGAAGTGCTGATCCAGCCGAACGAACGGAACGCCCCCGGCTTCCACCGCATGACCGTCGTCGTCCTGCGGGCAGGCACCACATACTACGAGTTTCCGACAATGGACAGCTTCTCCACCGTCAACCTTCAGGTCGTCAACGCCACGGGTCCGGTCGAGATCGAAGAGGTGCGCGCCAGCTTCGTCTCCTATCCGGTGTCCTACCGGGGCGCCTTTGAGTCGAGTGACGCGGAGCTGAACCGCATCTGGCAGGCCTCCCGGTGGGCCACGCAGATCTGCATGCAAACACACCACCTCGATTCACCGCATCATCAGGAGCCCATCAGCGACTTCGGCGACTATCTCATCGAAGCAGCCGAGAACTACTACGCGTTTGGCGAGCCGTGGCTGATCCGGCAGGATCTCCGCAAGTTTGGCCTTCTCCTCAGGCAGAGCGGCTATCTGAACTTCCACACCAGCTACTCCCTCCTTTGGCTGCAATCCCTGCTGGAGTATTACGACTACACCGGCGACGCCGCGCTGGTCAAGGAACTCGCGCCCGTAGCGCACGGTCTGCTCGATCGCTTCACGGGCTGGCGAGGGAAGAACGGACTCATCTCGGAAGCGCCGAACTACATGTTCATGGACTGGGTGAACATCGCCGGTATCCCCTGCCATCACCCACCCGCGGTCATCGGGCAGGGCTACATGACGGCCTTCTACTACCGCGGACTGGCCGATGGCATGCGCATTGCGGAACTGCTGCGTGATGGCGAACGCTCGGCTCGGTATCGGAGTCTTCGGACGGAGGTGGCCGCCGCGTTCCAGCGGGAACTATGGGATCCCGAACGAGGGCTCTATCGGGACGGAAAACCGTTCCAGACCACCGTCGCGCCTGGCCAATGGCTGCCGGCCGACACTGCGATTGAGACGTTCAGTCCGCACGTCAACGCGCTCGCGGTTCTCTACGATCTGGCGCCTGAGTCCGCGCGGGCCCCCATGCTTCAGAAGGTCATGGCCGGCGGCCAGCCCAACGTTCAGCCATACTTTATGCACTTCCTGTTCGCCGCCATGTCACACGCCGGGCTCTTCGAGACCTATGCCGTGCCGCAGATGCAGCGCTGGCGTCTTCACCCCGATACGGGCACGATGGCCGAGATGTGGGGCTCTGGCGACCTCAGCCACGGGTGGGTAGGGACCCCGCTGATCCAGATGTCCGCACGCATTCTGGGTGTCACGCCGTCGTCGCCCGGCTTTCAGACCGTCGCCATTCGACCTCTGCCTTCCGGCCTGACATCGGCCCGGGGCAAGGTGCCGACCCCTCGCGGCGACGTGGAGGTCTCCTGGAAACGCACAGGCGCAGCCCTCTCGTTGGATGTCGTCATACCCGCCACGTCCACAGCCGAAGTCATCCTGCCGGGCAGGGAAGCCGTGACGCTCGATGGCAGCACCGTTGCCCGAAACGCCCAAGGCGCGGTGGCCGTTTCTCCGGGTCGGCACAACTTGTCCGTACTCTTGGGCAGAGGCGAGTAG
- a CDS encoding alpha-L-rhamnosidase N-terminal domain-containing protein: MRLQCFAPIIALAALAQAQPPDDPRGPIQTPGLSPRITKEGVEASGYRYTPAPRQDPWPGAWIWTGAPRETAKAAAVYFRKSIELAAAPRRVTARVSADVIYRLYINGRLVSRGPADPGNDYAPRTRWSHQWLYDVRDLTPFFRAGRNVIAAEVFTKGQPNYTLDRPGFTLDAEIESPGPPAITVTTGPDWRAWPAQAWSVAQFQPADPTARPVAYLRYDASLDPPDWRLTSFDDSNWPSAVRVDPVWGPLAAKRDPSSHGGDLSRTIGRQGHPEEQRETHRPL, encoded by the coding sequence ATGAGACTCCAGTGCTTCGCGCCCATCATCGCGCTGGCCGCCCTTGCTCAGGCTCAACCGCCGGACGACCCTCGCGGTCCCATCCAGACACCGGGCCTCAGCCCACGGATAACGAAGGAGGGCGTCGAAGCGAGCGGTTATCGCTACACGCCCGCGCCTCGTCAAGATCCCTGGCCGGGCGCCTGGATCTGGACCGGCGCACCTCGTGAGACCGCCAAGGCAGCCGCCGTCTATTTCCGAAAGTCCATCGAACTGGCCGCCGCACCCCGCCGCGTGACCGCGCGCGTCAGCGCCGATGTGATCTACCGTCTCTACATCAATGGCAGGCTTGTCAGCCGCGGACCGGCCGACCCCGGGAACGACTATGCCCCCCGCACCCGCTGGTCCCACCAGTGGCTGTACGACGTCCGCGACCTCACGCCGTTCTTCCGGGCCGGACGGAATGTGATCGCCGCCGAGGTTTTCACCAAGGGGCAACCCAACTACACCCTGGACAGGCCGGGCTTCACGCTCGATGCCGAGATCGAGAGCCCCGGCCCGCCCGCCATCACCGTGACGACCGGTCCCGATTGGCGCGCCTGGCCCGCACAAGCGTGGTCGGTGGCCCAGTTTCAGCCTGCGGATCCCACGGCCCGGCCTGTCGCCTATCTACGGTATGACGCTTCACTCGACCCGCCGGACTGGCGGCTGACCTCCTTCGACGACTCGAACTGGCCCTCTGCCGTCCGTGTCGACCCTGTTTGGGGCCCTCTGGCTGCAAAGCGAGATCCCTCCTCGCATGGAGGTGACCTATCCCGCACTATCGGGCGGCAGGGTCATCCTGAGGAACAACGAGAAACACACCGTCCGCTATAA